Below is a genomic region from Chloroflexota bacterium.
AGGCGATAGCGCCGATTTTGACCATTCCGCCACACCGTCCTATACTCCCCCATCGTGCAACACCTATTTGTGCTCCGAGGAGCGTGCGCTATGCCTAGCATAACCATCGTCAAACGAATTGCCGCGGCTGCCATCGCCGCGCTGCTGATTCCGGCCCTGCTGGCCGCCTGCACCCCAGCCGCGTCGCCTTCCGCCGCCTCGCCGTCCGTCGCGCCGCGGCCCACGACGCCGCAGCCCACGGCCACGCCTGCCCCATCCCCCACGCCGGCGCCCAAGCCGGTAACCGTGGCCCTGACGGACCTGCCCGAAACCTACGCGGCTCCGCTCCGCGCCGCCCTCGCCGGCATCCAATCCGTCGCCGACGCCGGGATGGATCGCCCCGTCCGATTGGCGGACCCCGCCGGACAGGCCACCGTGCGCCTGGCGCTGGTCCCCATGCCCGTCGTCCGGAACCCGCTGGCCCAGCGATTCTACGCCGTCGTCGTGCCGTTCCCGACCATCACCGACGACATCGCCCTGGACGAACTGCGCGGGCGCTGGACCGGCGTTTCCAGCCGCGGCATCCTGTACGTAACCCAGGACGCCGCCGACGACCTGACGGCCGTGCTCGGCGACGGGCGGCTGGCCGAAGTGGTCCCCGCCGACGAGATGTTGGCCCGGCTGGAAGCCGCGCCTCACGCCGTGGGCATCTTGCCCTTTGACCGGCTAGACCCGCGCTTCAAGGTTCTCACCGTGGACGGCGTCAACGTCCTGGACAATCACCTGGACCCGATGACCTACCCGTTGGCGGTGGGCGTGGCGGTGGAAGGGCCGGACGCCGACCTGCCGGCGGGCCGATTGGCCGACGCCATCCGGCCCAAGACCAACCGCGACCCCGCCAAACTGACCACGCTCATCATGACCGGCGTAACGGCCATGACCCGCATGACCGCCCTGAAGATGGAGCAGCACGGCTACACGTATCCGGCCGAAATCATCTCGGCCACGCTGCGCGCTGCCGACATCACCCACGTCAGCAACGAGGTGCCCTTCATCCCGGGTTGCAAGGTGGACCCCACCCCGGGCAACCTGACCATGTGCAGCGATACCACTTACTGGGCCGCGCTGGAAGCCATCGGCACCGACATCGTGGGCCTCAGCGGCAACCACGTCAATGACTTCGGCGCGGACGGCGCGCGAACCTCGCTCAAGTGGTACCGCGACCACGGCATCCCCATCTACGGCAGCGGCCTGAATAGCGCCGAGGCGTGCGCGCCCCTGATGTGGGAGCATAACGGCAACACCTTCGCCTTCATCGCGGCGCTGGCCTTTGACCCCTGGTACGCCTGGGCCACCGACACCGAGCCAGGCGCCTGCTACTACTACGATCACAAGGACGAAATCCTGAAGCAGGTGGCGGAATTGAGCCAGCAGGTGGACATCGTGGCCGTGGAGTTGCAATACTACGAGACGTACAACCCCTACCCCACCGACAAGCAGGTGGAGGAGTTCCGCGAGTTGCGCGCAGCGGGCGCCGACATCGTTACCGGCGTCCAGAGCCACGTGCCGCAGGCCATGGAACCCTACGGGGTGTCGGACCCGGGCGGCCCGGGCATCATCGTGTATGGGCTGGGCAACCTGTTCTTTGACCAGATGTGGTCCTGGGAAACGCGCACGGAACTGTACGCCCGCCACACCATCTACGACGGGCGGCTCCTGAGCACGGAAATCCTGACCGGCGTGCTAGAGGACTACGCGCAGCCGCGCTGGGCCACGCCCGAGGAGCGGGCGGGAATCCTCAAGAGCATCTTTGACGCCGCGCCGAAGCGGTAGCGGTCAGACACCCTCCCGCAGGGCAAAACCCTGCGGGAGGATTGCTGCCTAGTACAATGCGTCCATCCCTAGGATGTCGCCAGTGCCCAGGGTTACCTTCTTGAGTTCCCCCTTGTCGCCATAGCCGTACATCGTCAGATCCTCGTCTACGCTGTCGTACAGGTCGTCCAGGCCGACCCAGTGTCCCACTTCATGGGTGAGGATATTCTGCACGTCATAGGCGTACAGGTCGCCGCAGGTGGCATCGGGGTTGCTCGCATAGGTCTGCTTCCAGGGCAACTTGGCATTCATGATGACATCCTGCTCCACCGCCTCGCCCGTGCTGGGATTGTACCAGGTGTAGGTTACGGCGATGGCGCCGGATGCGGACACGCGCCCCCATGCAACAAGGTTCACCCCGTCCCGTTTGTACCTGGTGAGGGTCGTGGGCGCGCCCTCCACGAAATTGACCTTGCCCCCCGTGTACTGCTCCCACACTTCAAAGGAGTTGCTGATCGCCGGTTGGGGGTCCACCACGGTGCTGGGGATGGAACTGTAGTTCACCCGGTAGGTAACCGTCCCCGAACGTTTCCAACCCGCCAGGCCGTAGTGGCTCGTCTCGTTCTGCGTGGGGTCGCACACGCCGGGGGATGGCTGCGGCTTTCCGGGCTTGGGGTAATGGATGAACACCTTGAGTTTGATGGTGTCCCGGCCGTCCGGGGGCGGCTCGGCCATTGCGGGCGCCGCCGCGAGAATCAGCAGGATGACCGCCAACAGAAGCATCGCCGGTCGTCTCATCTCTCCCACCTCCATCAAGATTGAATCCCATGCTTATTATAGCACATAATGCCACCGTTGTACAGCCGTCTGGCCCCCGAACCCATCTTCAAACGCGCCCGCGCGCCAGAGCGAAGACCCCAAAGGTCTGCGAGACCTTTGGGGTCTTCACAGGATCCGCTCCCGGAACTTCCGAACCCCTGGGAGGGTTTCTTTCGCGTCCTTCGCGGCCTTTCGCGATCCAAACCGCCCCCGCCCGTTGGCAGAGGGCCGGGGCGAGGGGTTGGCCCGCATCCCTAGCGCCGCAAGAACTCCACCAGTATCGGGTTCACCACATCGGGGCGCTCCAGATGGGGGACGTGGCCCGCGTCGTCAATCGCGTGAAACTCCGCGTGCGGGATGGCCGCCAGCACCTGCGCGCTGGCCTCAAACGGCACGACATGATCTTCCCGCCCCCAAATGAGCAGCACGGGCCTCTCCTGTTGCCCCACGCGCCGGTAAGCGTCCCCCGCGCCGGTGAGCATCCCGCTGCGCATCGTGCCCA
It encodes:
- a CDS encoding CapA family protein, whose amino-acid sequence is MPSITIVKRIAAAAIAALLIPALLAACTPAASPSAASPSVAPRPTTPQPTATPAPSPTPAPKPVTVALTDLPETYAAPLRAALAGIQSVADAGMDRPVRLADPAGQATVRLALVPMPVVRNPLAQRFYAVVVPFPTITDDIALDELRGRWTGVSSRGILYVTQDAADDLTAVLGDGRLAEVVPADEMLARLEAAPHAVGILPFDRLDPRFKVLTVDGVNVLDNHLDPMTYPLAVGVAVEGPDADLPAGRLADAIRPKTNRDPAKLTTLIMTGVTAMTRMTALKMEQHGYTYPAEIISATLRAADITHVSNEVPFIPGCKVDPTPGNLTMCSDTTYWAALEAIGTDIVGLSGNHVNDFGADGARTSLKWYRDHGIPIYGSGLNSAEACAPLMWEHNGNTFAFIAALAFDPWYAWATDTEPGACYYYDHKDEILKQVAELSQQVDIVAVELQYYETYNPYPTDKQVEEFRELRAAGADIVTGVQSHVPQAMEPYGVSDPGGPGIIVYGLGNLFFDQMWSWETRTELYARHTIYDGRLLSTEILTGVLEDYAQPRWATPEERAGILKSIFDAAPKR